Within Ovis aries strain OAR_USU_Benz2616 breed Rambouillet chromosome 11, ARS-UI_Ramb_v3.0, whole genome shotgun sequence, the genomic segment CTCTGGCCTGCTCTCCCAAGGGCGCACTGGGTGTGGCTTTGGTGGCAGGGCAGGAGAAGACCTGGCATGCTTTGCttacagccacctgggaagaacaagctgctgctgcttcccaGTCAGCCATGCTCTCGAGGGCTCACATGGGGACCAAGCTAAGCTAGTGACATCAAGCTCAACAAGGGCTCTAGTCTGTGCAGTGTCCTGTGGACCTCGACCCTGTCCCTGAGGAGCCCCCGAGAGGGGTCACTGACCCAGGGCATTAAGAGTCCAGCACCCTAACCTCCTCTCCATATCCAGGTTATGACTTACAAAGGGGCCTCCCTCCAGGGGTCTGAGTGCGTGAGAGCCCAGATCGCCTGCTTCCAGAACCTCGCAGCCCTCCAAAAGGCAGGGTAGAGGTGGACGCAACAGATCTGAATCCAAGCTCCACCACTTgcctgctctgtgaccttgggtaagtcactctctctctccccttgtctgttaaatggggataatgatcCAATTGTCCCTCACTATTGGGTTCATGTGAGGATCAATATTAAGGCTGCATATGCAGGTCCTTCCCTCTTACTTACAGAGCATTTGAGAAATGTGAAAATGTCAAGAGTCCCGAGGTCAGGCAGCAGCCCCAGGTTACCTCTGAGGGCATCCACAAGGCAGAAAGGGAAGCAGAAGCTGTGAGGGCTGGGAAGGAGGCTTCGGAGACAAAAGCACAGCAATTGACGAGCAGAGCGGCAGGTGTTTATTCTGGGGGTTCTGATCCCAGACACCCTCACCCCACGCCATCCTCCAAGCTTGGGGTCCAGAGGGCCAAGAGCTGGAGTCAGGAAGAAGGATGCAGTCGTGGTGATGGCCACTCTGAGTGGGGATAGAAGGGAGGACAAGGCCAGGGCTTGGAGGGAAGCAGCAAAGAGAAGACAGAGTGGGAGCCTGTGAGAACCAGGTCTCAGTTCTCCTGctttccccatcctgaccctcggACTCTGAGTGCTTGGCACTGGGGGCCACACCCCTGCCACTGCTGGACACCGTCCCACCGCTACCCTGGGCGGCAGACAGGTCTGTGTGCCCCTACCCATCCGCCAACCCCCCGCGACAGCCTTGAGATGGAAACCGCATCATTCCCAGAAAGAGGCTGGCACTGCCCAGCTGGACCCACCTGGGCTGGCCCTCAGTGCTGGTCCAGTATGAGGGGCACCTGAGCGCTGTCCACTTGCGGGGGCAGCCGCTCGCCTGTGTGCACGTTGAACATAGGCAGGGTAGAGAGCGGCCTGGGCACCTCTCGGCTAGATGCCATCTGACGCAGCTCCTCTGTGTTCCCACGGATGGTGCAATGGTGGACCATCTGGATGCTAGGGACACAGGAGGGAGACATACACGATGGGGGGAGAAGGACAAATAGGAAGTTCCTCGGTGCCAGCTCAGTATCCAGTGACTTCATAGGCTCTGGGTGCAGACATCCTGAGTTCACACCCGTGTATCCTCTGCAAGTTGCTTAGcccctctgagcttcagtttcctcaactgtaaaatgaggataataaaagAGCCTACTTCCTAGGATTGCTGCGgagtttaaatgagaaaatacaggtTGGGTGTTcagaaaagtgcctggcacaaggTAAGAGTTCCTGAGATACTAAGACATGACTAGGTGCCCACCGCGGCATGGATTTCCAGAGGCCACTGTTTGCTGGGCTCTGTGTGGTTTCTATATTCTGATGGTCCCCTGGGTCCCTTCCAGCAATCAGTTTCCATTTCTAATGCTGTCTCCCTTCCCCATCATCCTCATTTTAGTCTGGCAAACCTTCCTCCTCCACCTTTTCCTAGCTGTTGCCCAAGTTCTTTCCCTGGTGGACTTTGACTACTTGTGCTTTAGATCCTCAAACCTTGACCctctcccaccctgccccacacTGCCCCCAGCACTGCTTAGTGCAGATGCTAAGTCTTACTTCCTGTCTGTGTCTGAGACCCGGTCTCCTTGAGGCTGGGACCAGGCTCCACCCTCACCGGGCTGGAAACCCTAGGAGGGGCTGAATGAACTGACAGCCACACCCATTAGCAAGGCCCTCCGGAGCTCTAGATCCAGTTTCCTCTAGGAAGGCTGAGCCTCCTTCTCATCTGACATTCTTATGGGCTTGTTTTCTGCTGTCCGGGAGcaactttaattcattttgagaagTAGGGTCGCACAGTGGTTACGCACGAGGACTTGCTTTGGGCCTGAATGTGAGTTCCTCTGCTTACTGGTTGTGTTACCCTGTGTGAGTTATTTGAATtctctgcctccatttcctcaactGTAATAAAGCTGTTGtatgaattaaatgaattaatgcaagaaaaacatttacatGTACAGGTCAGCATACAGCCAAAGATAGCTATTATTATAGGGAGTCTTCTGTTGCTATTTTTATCACTGGTATTATTAGAGTAGGTCCACTGATGAACTTGGCCTCCAGTAGAAGGACATTTCCAAGCCCTTTGGCATGAACCCACCCACACTTGCTGGCTTTTCACAGACTCCCTGGTTGCCGGGTCAGACAGACAACAAGAACTGGTTTTCTTTAAGGGGTGGGGGCCCCAGGCAGGGTGGAAGCCATCCTTCTTACTGCTGGATTACTTACTGATCAAATTCAGGAGGGGGAAATGTTTTCCATCTATATCCCCATCTCAAGTAGTGGATACAGACTCCGGCTGGAGTCTGAGAGATAAGACTAAAGGAAAGATTTTCCAGCTTCCTGCTGAATGAGCCACTCTCCTCCCCAGGGAGAAGAGAACCAAGCACTTTCTGGCCAGCGGAAGGAGGTGGAGCCACCCACTTAAGGCGAGGGGAGGGTCAAAATGAGCTCTTGAGTCTGGAATTTGGCAAGCAGAGTTGTCCAAAACACAATTTTCCATTCCCAGGCAAAGGGAGGCTGAGACGGGAAGGGAGCAAAAAGGGTATAGAAGTGGAGGCAGCCAGGCAGGTAATAATCTCAGGCAGGGGAGGCCTTGGTCGAtgggccccctccccacccctagcCCCACATCTGGGTCTCATTACTCTAGCAACACACACAGGTGGAAAAATGGTCCAGGGACGTGTTTTCCAGAGCAGGAGCAGAAGTCAGAGCCACAGCGCCCTCCCCCACAATCTTTCCACATCAGCACTTGGGCAGAAAAATGAACAGGCaggcattcacacacacacacgcacacacacacacacacacacacacacacacatatacacacagcccCTTGAGCCCTGCCTCTGGCACACAGCTCACAGGAGAGGGTCGTTGGGCTGGAGGATGTTCTGACCAATAAAATCTGATGCAGGTAAAAACCAGGCAGCGGATTCACTATTTTGGATAATTTCAATTTCCtcgaacaaacaaaaagaaaaatgaataaaattggaATTTGTAGAAATAAATCAACATAAAATCCATACCAGCAAGGGCTAATATTACACACACATGGTAAAACTGGTTATTGACTCAAGATTGATGGTAGAAGCATATTTTCCTGACATCAGCAGAGCTAGAAAACTGACCCAGGAAAGCTGGACATGGTGGAAAGTAACTGGTCAGAAGAGAATATTCTCAATGGCAGAAGATAAAATTGGTCAAATTTGGCACAGGCCAAAAAAAATTGAGGAGGAAAATCCAAAACTTACATAGAAAATCACTGTTCCCAATAGGGGAAAAAATTCTAccaaataaacatgaaaacagaaaagaaggaaatcctttttattactttgttaaaaaaaaaaagttgatcaaGGAATTAAATTGAGTTAGATAGATCAAGGAATTAAATTTCTGTTCACGCTGGGAAATTTGTTCcccataaaaattcaaaaatgtaGGTATAATACTGATTCTAAAAAGTTTTGTGTTCTTCAACCCATTGAATTGAGATGGTGGGGTCAAAATGGTGGGTTTAAAACTGGGGTCTTGGGCACCCTAAAATCAGCTGGTGAGCAATACCCACCACATGGGTCCATCCGCCTGAATCTCTCAGCCACAGCCCTTCTTCCCAGGCTAGGCATGCCAGATGCCCACACTCGGTGGTATCTCCCCTCTGCCCCACCTAGGGGGAACAATGGGTCCACTGTGACCTCACAGGATTCTGGTGGCCTCACAATGTCCCCCTGAGGTCACTACAGAGATACCCTTAGCACCCCCTGCACCTCAGGCACCAGTCTGCCAAGGCCAGCGTAGGTGATCATCCTTGGTCCTCTTTCTGGCCACCCAGGGCAAGGCTCGGGCCAGAGCCCTATAGGAAGTCTCTGAGGGAACCAGGAACTGGGGAACCTCCCACACCGAGGAGCAACCCAGGAGAGACTTCTAGCCGCCATCCTGGAGGTCTCTGCACCCAGTTCCCTTCACCCACCCCCGGAAGAGATGCAGAAAGACACTTCACTGCCACCCCCATCTGGGCCCTTGGCCTCCAACACTGCCCTGGGGGCAGGCGGGCAGGCCAGCTCATCTGGACTCCCAAGCAAGAGTGAGACTCGGCGCCGCACCAGCCCCAATCCCCACCGGAAGCCGAGCATATCCAAGGTGATCCTGGGGTTCGTGGCAGACAAAGGGGCAGGCCACCGCGTGTCCCTGGCCGCCCTGAAGAAGGCTGTTGCCACCAGGGGCTACAACATGACCCGCAACGCCTGGCGCTTCAAGCGAGTGCTCAAGGGGCTGGTGGACAAGGGCATGCTCAAGCAGGTGACAGGCAAGGGGGCCACCGGCTCCTTCCTCATGGGCAAGAATCATGCCTCCAAGTTTAAGCTCAAGGCCAAGAGACGGCGGCAGCGGCGCCAGCGCCGGCCTGGGCAATGCCAGTCTGGGCAGCGCCGGTTGCTCAGGGGCTCCAAATCGGGGCACAGGCGACCCATCAAGGGGGTTCGCAGGGCGGCCAAGTGCCGCCGCAGTTAATCAGGAAGGTTGGGCAAGCAGGCAGGGGTGCCAGGCCCGCCACAGGCTCAGAGCAGTGAGAATAAAAGGAGCCTAACTTATTTCACACCTGCCTCCTGGAATCTTTGGGGTTCAAGggagtgggagaggaagaggtttGGGGGGCACACAGGAAAGGTAAGGCCAGGGGTGGGGAAACCTGGTCAAATATAAGGGTAAGATTTGGGAAGGGCTGGAGAAATTGAAAGCATCCAGATATTAGCTAGTCCAACCGCATTATCttataggtgaagaaactgagcccATCACAGCAACTGTGCAGCAGAGCAGAGCCTTGAACATAAGTGTCTGACTCACAGTGaagtgtggttgtgtgtgtgtgtgtgtgtgtgtgtatgctggtGCACACACTGGCAGCCTTGTAAGTTGCTTCCCAAACCCTTTCCCCGAAGGTGGCAGCAGATCCTGTCCCACATTAGACTCTTCCATGGAGACCAGAAAATGAGAAAGCCAAGCCAGGATAGGTGGGATCCAGCCCCCAACCAGCCCAGGATTGGAGAACACAGACTAAGTGTGGCCGCATTATCTGGGATTTGTCTGCTGCCCATGGAGGTTGGAGGGTCCAGCTTAATAGCCCAGGGGAGCTCCCACCCATCCCCCAGACTTCCCTACTCACTCAGAGGTGGCCAGGTCTCTCTTCAGCCTGTGGAAAAGCAAGGGAGGGGATTAGCTATTATCCACAACCCTCCTGGTGCAGGCCATGCAAGGGGCCCCTGCTCTTTTCCTGGCCGTGGATTCCACTCTCAGAGGGATCTGGGTCCCCAGGCAGCACAAGTGCACAAGGCGTCTACAGTGTGAGCACCAGCCTTggtgccctccctgccctctgccctcatACTCACCGTCCCTCCCGCCGGCAGCACATAACATAGGCCAGCAGCAGGGTCAGCAGCAAGGCCACCAGAAGGGGAACCAGGAGGGTGACGAGTGCGTCGGTCAGGAAGTCTCGGGCTGTGGCCTCGGTGGGCGGGCAGAAGAATGGGTCATGCTCCAGGATCCCACCACCTGGAGCAGGTGCCTCGTCTGCAGGCTCTGGCACTGACTTGTCCACCTGCTCAGGAAGCCGAGGGTTGACCCAGGAGTGGATGGCTAGACACAGAGCCCCCCAGGGCACAGAGCAGGAGTTCTACTCCATGAAACTGCAGGGATTCCTCCCACCTTGCCTCTCCCAGCTCATGTGATGGAGCAGGACAAGCACTGGTCTAGAAACCAGGAACAAAATTCTAGGAGAGGCAGGACCATACATGGGTTAGAGTACAGTCCTCAGGTTTGAATCTTGTTTCAGAAAACTTCTGCGCTCTGATGATTTACCTCTAGGTGCctcgatttcctcatctgtaaaattgggatGCTAATAGTGGTACCTGTCTCCCGGGTGGTTGCAAGTATAAAACACGTGGATTGCACAGTGCCTTACCCATAGCAAGTGCTCAAGAATATTGATTACCAGTTTCTGGCTGTGCTATTGGTCAAGTCACAGGAAGGGTTCCTAGCCCTGGGAACAGGATCTCTAGGGACCCTAGACACCTCAGCTCCATATCCCAAAGAGCAGAAGTGAGCATCTTTGGTTTATAACACGGGGGTGAGCTATCTATTCCATGTTGCAAGATAATTTGCTAAGTGACACCTTAGAGGAAAGGAAAGTAAACAGAGCTGTCACACAGAAACCCTAGGTGGAGAATGAAGTTTGGCACCACTCTTGGGAGTGACTGTTGTAGCTGTTGAGTTGGGTGGGCACAGCTGGGGCTCCAGAAGCTGGAGATTATGGACTCTATTGCCCTCTTGTGGGAGAAGGTAGAAcatcaggggtgtgtg encodes:
- the LOC114116862 gene encoding spermatid-specific linker histone H1-like protein; this encodes MQKDTSLPPPSGPLASNTALGAGGQASSSGLPSKSETRRRTSPNPHRKPSISKVILGFVADKGAGHRVSLAALKKAVATRGYNMTRNAWRFKRVLKGLVDKGMLKQVTGKGATGSFLMGKNHASKFKLKAKRRRQRRQRRPGQCQSGQRRLLRGSKSGHRRPIKGVRRAAKCRRS